In Reichenbachiella agarivorans, one genomic interval encodes:
- a CDS encoding YceI family protein: MNIRTNLSLAIILALLVAACGGKKTTEETTETETETVATEATYKVDTASSTVAWSGEVAGVYGHNGVIEITEGMISTKGDTITGGKVVIDMTTIQPLDSASYSEEHPASDLVNHLSTGDFFLVETYPTSSFVIKSQLGSELTGDLTVRGITKEEKATITSLVVTPEGLTATADLVFNRQDYEVSWVHYMQDMILSDDIKIKLNIVAKP, from the coding sequence ATGAACATTAGAACAAATTTATCATTAGCCATCATTCTTGCATTGTTAGTAGCTGCATGTGGCGGAAAAAAGACAACAGAAGAAACAACTGAAACTGAAACTGAAACCGTAGCGACGGAGGCAACTTACAAAGTCGATACTGCCAGCTCTACAGTAGCTTGGTCGGGCGAAGTAGCAGGCGTGTATGGACACAATGGTGTCATCGAGATTACCGAAGGCATGATTAGTACCAAAGGAGATACCATCACAGGTGGTAAAGTAGTCATCGACATGACCACTATCCAACCGTTGGATTCTGCTTCATACTCAGAAGAGCATCCTGCATCTGATCTAGTAAATCACTTGTCTACAGGAGATTTCTTCCTAGTAGAAACTTATCCAACTTCATCTTTCGTTATCAAATCACAATTGGGTAGTGAATTGACTGGAGATTTGACTGTCAGAGGAATCACCAAAGAAGAGAAAGCTACCATTACTTCCCTCGTAGTGACTCCAGAAGGCTTGACCGCAACAGCTGATTTGGTATTCAACCGTCAGGACTATGAAGTGAGTTGGGTACACTACATGCAAGATATGATTCTATCTGATGACATCAAGATCAAATTGAATATCGTGGCTAAGCCATAA
- a CDS encoding protein adenylyltransferase SelO encodes MQDLLKLDIHAIFTEELPADSNLVNYPRQVEGVCYSWVDPKTPSQPQMLHLSQTLVDEWKAGISDSEELLKVMSGTKRYQGFQPYAMCYGGHQFGHWAGQLGDGRAINIADVLVQGQPMQLQLKGAGPTPYSRTADGFAVLRSSIREYLCSEAMHHLGVPTTRALSLVKTGDLVMRDMLYNGNPAEEQGAIVCRVAPSFIRFGNFQIFAARGEKEILKQLVDHTIAHHYAHLGSPSKETYLAFFQEVLDKTKNMIVHWQRVGFVHGVMNTDNLSILGLTIDYGPYGWLEDYNPGWTPNTTDAQHSRYRFGNQPNIAVWNLVQLANALYPLIEEVEPLQAILDGYKDAYMRDYHAMMTAKLGLYHADQVEENFINQLTELMTDTELDMTIFFRELSTQIDLGFDAFWKIVEKTSYMDGAAMNQNKVKWQTWYLDYVARITKEDFDSIARQQKMQTINPKYVLRNYMAQLAIDAANKGDYTVVDELYQLLLKPYDEQPSYEKWYAKRPEWARTKVGCSMLSCSS; translated from the coding sequence ATGCAAGATTTACTAAAATTAGACATACATGCTATCTTCACTGAAGAACTGCCTGCAGATTCCAATCTGGTCAATTATCCTAGACAGGTTGAAGGGGTGTGTTATTCGTGGGTAGATCCCAAGACTCCTTCCCAGCCACAAATGTTGCATTTGTCACAGACCTTGGTGGATGAGTGGAAGGCAGGGATCAGCGATTCTGAGGAACTCCTGAAAGTGATGAGCGGCACCAAGAGATACCAAGGTTTTCAACCATATGCCATGTGCTACGGTGGACATCAGTTTGGTCATTGGGCTGGACAGTTGGGAGATGGTAGAGCGATCAATATTGCTGATGTATTGGTCCAGGGTCAGCCGATGCAGTTACAGTTGAAGGGAGCAGGACCCACACCATATTCTAGGACGGCAGATGGATTTGCAGTCTTACGCTCTTCGATCAGAGAGTATTTGTGTAGTGAAGCTATGCATCATCTAGGAGTGCCTACGACACGAGCATTGTCACTAGTCAAGACAGGAGATCTCGTGATGAGAGATATGCTCTACAATGGTAACCCAGCAGAAGAACAAGGGGCGATTGTTTGCCGTGTTGCACCTTCTTTTATTCGATTTGGGAATTTTCAAATCTTCGCAGCGAGAGGTGAAAAGGAAATACTCAAGCAATTAGTAGATCATACGATAGCACATCATTATGCTCATTTGGGATCACCCTCCAAAGAGACATATCTTGCTTTTTTTCAGGAAGTACTCGACAAAACCAAAAACATGATTGTCCATTGGCAAAGGGTAGGGTTCGTGCATGGTGTCATGAACACTGACAACCTTTCTATCTTAGGACTGACGATAGATTATGGACCCTATGGTTGGTTGGAGGATTACAACCCTGGATGGACACCCAATACCACAGATGCGCAGCACAGCAGGTATCGTTTTGGCAATCAGCCTAATATAGCTGTCTGGAATTTGGTACAGCTTGCCAATGCATTGTATCCACTCATCGAAGAGGTTGAACCCTTGCAAGCCATATTGGATGGATACAAGGATGCCTACATGCGTGACTATCACGCGATGATGACTGCCAAACTGGGCTTGTATCATGCAGATCAAGTAGAAGAGAACTTCATCAATCAATTGACGGAGCTGATGACTGATACGGAGTTGGATATGACGATTTTCTTTCGAGAGTTATCCACTCAGATTGATCTGGGTTTTGATGCATTTTGGAAGATCGTAGAGAAGACGAGTTATATGGATGGGGCAGCCATGAATCAAAACAAAGTGAAATGGCAAACTTGGTATTTGGACTATGTTGCTCGGATCACAAAGGAAGATTTTGATAGTATTGCCCGCCAACAGAAGATGCAGACAATCAACCCTAAGTATGTCTTGCGTAATTATATGGCGCAGTTGGCGATTGATGCTGCAAACAAGGGGGATTATACAGTGGTGGACGAATTGTATCAGTTGCTCCTCAAACCCTACGACGAGCAGCCATCATACGAAAAATGGTACGCCAAACGTCCTGAATGGGCACGTACGAAGGTGGGTTGCTCCATGTTGTCTTGTAGTTCATAG
- a CDS encoding 2OG-Fe(II) oxygenase — MNSFFSEDNWINWVDAISDNHYVVIDNILPHAVLNDLKDCFDKQREEEQLRKAAIGTLNQKHIDPSIRGDKILWLDREGAPAPILTFFDLAEDIRQNLNRYCYLSLSGYEFHFAHYPVGTFYKRHLDQFQGRNNRMISIILYLNEEWKPEYGGELKIYLEKEDVTIMPTFGRMVLFKSDVLEHEVLETKHDRYSLTGWMLYKPVGLGYLP, encoded by the coding sequence TTGAATTCATTTTTTAGCGAGGATAATTGGATCAACTGGGTTGATGCCATATCAGACAATCACTATGTCGTCATCGACAACATATTACCTCATGCAGTCTTAAATGATCTGAAGGATTGTTTTGACAAACAGAGGGAAGAAGAGCAGCTGCGCAAGGCAGCTATTGGGACTTTAAATCAAAAACACATCGATCCCAGCATCAGAGGAGACAAGATCCTATGGCTGGACAGAGAGGGTGCGCCTGCTCCTATCTTAACCTTTTTTGATCTTGCAGAAGACATTCGTCAAAATCTCAACCGATATTGTTACCTCAGTTTGTCAGGTTACGAATTTCACTTTGCTCACTATCCCGTTGGTACATTTTACAAAAGACATCTGGATCAATTCCAAGGACGCAACAACCGGATGATTTCCATCATTCTCTACCTCAATGAAGAATGGAAACCAGAGTATGGTGGAGAGCTAAAAATATATCTTGAAAAGGAAGATGTGACGATCATGCCCACTTTTGGCAGGATGGTTCTTTTCAAAAGTGATGTATTGGAGCATGAGGTACTAGAAACCAAGCATGACAGATACAGTCTTACGGGTTGGATGCTCTACAAGCCTGTAGGATTAGGCTATCTACCGTAA